TTAAATCTCATAATCTTTCTTGATAGCAGAATAGAACCGTCCGCCAGTACCTAAAGATGCATCTTACGTTATCAGTCTGCTTCAAATAAAAAAACCGAAATAGCTTAAAAGCTATTTCAGTTTTTTTGTTCACTGAATACACAGATTTATTGTCCATTAATCACGTCCAAGTGATTCGCTCACCTCTGATTGAATCACTGAGACCTGAGGCCCATAAACAACTTGTACTGCGCCTTTAGTTTTTAACACACCAGCGGCTCCGGTAGCTTTTAGTGCAGTTTCATCGACTAACTGCTCATCGTGTACTGATAGTCGTAATCGAGTTGCACATGCATCAACATTTACGATGTTTGCAGCTCCACCAAGTCCAGCAATGATTTGTTCTGCACGACTGCCACCTGCTTGCTTTTCGTTGTAATCAGCTCTAGTATAGAGTTTTGACTCTTCATCATCAGCTTCTCGTCCAGGAGTTTGTAAATTGAATTTAAGAATAATGAATTTAAAAACAAAGTAATAGATGACACTATATACTGCGCCAACAAACAAGATTGGCAATGGATTCGAGCGGCTAAATTGTAATAACCCAAACAATACATAATCAATAAAGCCTCCCGAAAAAGTCTGTCCAACTCCAACCTGGAAAATATGCATTAACATGAATGATAAACCAGCTAATACTGCATGTATTGCATATAACACCGGAGCTACAAATAAGAACGTAAATTCGATTGGTTCTGTAATCCCCGTTAAAAACGAAGTCAACGCTGCCGCAAATAATATTCCCGCAATTCCTTTGCGCTTATTTGTCTTTGCAGTATGGTACATAGCCAAGGCTGCTGCTGGCAGCCCAAACATCATAAACGGAAACTTTCCAGCCATAAAACGCGCATACATTGGATCAATAATCGCAGTGTTCGGATCTGCAAGCTGCGCAAACACAATGTTTTGTGCACCTTGAATCATTTTACCACCAACCTCAAGAGTTCCACCGAGTGAAGTTTGCCAGAATGGTGTATAGAACACATGATGCAATCCAAATGGTATCAATGAGCGTTCAATAAGACCGTATAGGAACGTCCCGAAATAGCCGAGTGAATTAATACCATACGCTAAGATTGAAATACCATTTTGTACAAACGGCCAAACGAAATAAAGGAGAATGCCAATAAAGATCATGGTTACTGCTGTGACAATTGGCACAAATCGAGTACCACCAAAAAACGAAATTGCTGCTGGTAACTCAATTTTATAAAACTTATTATGCAGTGCAGCTGTTAGTAATCCAACAATAATTCCAGCAAATACACCCATATTTAGCGTCTGCATCCCTAATACTGTTGTTTGACCACCCAAAGCCTGTTGAGTTCCTATCGCACCATTTAACGCACTACTATAAGCCAAAGGATCATTTGCCAACTGCGTTAACTGTCCGCCAAGCTCAGGAAACTGTTCTAATGTATAGCCTAAATCAATCAACTTTGCACCCCAGCCTATATGCAGAAGCGCAGACATTGTCGCCGTAAGGACTAAAAATCCAACCAGTGATGCAATAGCAGCTGTTGCTTTTTCTGTATTAGCCATACCAATTGCTACTCCTAATGCAAATAATACTGGTAAATTTGCAAAAACAACATCTCCTGCTGCTTTTAAAATTGTAAAAAATGAATACCAAATCGTACCATTACCCATGAGCTCATTAAGCCCATATA
The Culicoidibacter larvae DNA segment above includes these coding regions:
- a CDS encoding PTS transporter subunit EIIC, yielding MNNGIFATLQRIGRSFMLPIAILPIAGLLLAIGATFTNETNLSLYGLNELMGNGTIWYSFFTILKAAGDVVFANLPVLFALGVAIGMANTEKATAAIASLVGFLVLTATMSALLHIGWGAKLIDLGYTLEQFPELGGQLTQLANDPLAYSSALNGAIGTQQALGGQTTVLGMQTLNMGVFAGIIVGLLTAALHNKFYKIELPAAISFFGGTRFVPIVTAVTMIFIGILLYFVWPFVQNGISILAYGINSLGYFGTFLYGLIERSLIPFGLHHVFYTPFWQTSLGGTLEVGGKMIQGAQNIVFAQLADPNTAIIDPMYARFMAGKFPFMMFGLPAAALAMYHTAKTNKRKGIAGILFAAALTSFLTGITEPIEFTFLFVAPVLYAIHAVLAGLSFMLMHIFQVGVGQTFSGGFIDYVLFGLLQFSRSNPLPILFVGAVYSVIYYFVFKFIILKFNLQTPGREADDEESKLYTRADYNEKQAGGSRAEQIIAGLGGAANIVNVDACATRLRLSVHDEQLVDETALKATGAAGVLKTKGAVQVVYGPQVSVIQSEVSESLGRD